The DNA segment ACGCGCCCGCCAGCCCGCGATCGCCGGTGATCACGACAAAGGCAATGTGCTTGGGCTCCTCGTGAACGGTGAGCAGCGGGTGCAAGCCCGGATCGACTTTCGCGCTGACGTGGCCCAAAATTTCGTCGAGATTGCGCGCATACGGCCGCGCCTTCAGCATGCGCTCTTGCGCGCGCCGCAACTTGGCGGCCGCCACCAGCTTCATGGCTTTGGTGATTTGCTGCGTGCTCTTGACGCTGCCAATCCGGCGTTTAATGTCGCGTAACGTCGCCATTTATGCCTTGCCGCCAAAAATTTGCAGGAAATCTTTTGCCGCGCCTGTCAATTTGGCCTTCAACTCATCATCGATGGCCTGCTTCGTGCGCAGCGTCTCAAAAATGTCGGGGTGGTTGGATTCGATATACGTGAGATATTCTTTTTCGAACCGCTGGATTTGATCGACGGGAACTTCATCGAGCAG comes from the Cytophagia bacterium CHB2 genome and includes:
- a CDS encoding F0F1 ATP synthase subunit gamma (produces ATP from ADP in the presence of a proton gradient across the membrane; the gamma chain is a regulatory subunit), producing MATLRDIKRRIGSVKSTQQITKAMKLVAAAKLRRAQERMLKARPYARNLDEILGHVSAKVDPGLHPLLTVHEEPKHIAFVVITGDRGLAGA